GTGGAACCCCTGCCCGCCGAGCACCCCTATTGGACCCACCCGAGCGTGACGGTCACGCCGCATATTGCGAGCGCAACGCGGCCGGAAACGGCGGTCAAAAGTATCGCCGCGAATATGCGGCGCGCCTTGAACGGCGAGCCGCTTCTCAACCTCGTCGACCGTAGCCGCGGTTACTGATTACTTCAGCTTCGGCGGCTTGTTCGGGTCCATGCCGGGATTTGCACCGGGGACTTGGGTGTTCTGTTCGGGCTTAGGCAAATCGAACCGCAGACCGACACGTTCGAGCTGTGCGATGAACGGATTGTCCGACGCCACGAACGTCACGTCCAGCATTCCGGCGTCGATGCCCGAGAACGTCAGCGCTTCGGATACAGCGCGGGTCAGCGCAGGTTCGGCGCCTTCTTTCACACCGACGAAGCACAGGATGTGACCATTCGTGCCGTTGTCGTATTTGACGCCGGTTAAGAACGCGACTTCGGCCAGCCCGCCAGCAGTCGCCAGTTTGCGGTCGATGCCTGCGATCAGCGTTTCCGGCAGCCCCTTGGGTGCGGTGATTTCGGTCGGGCGGGCGTCTGCCTCTTCGGGCGCGTGGGCCAACGTTTCGACCAGCCACTCGATTGCGCTCGGCGGGATGAGGATCGACGACGGCTGACCGAGGTTCACACCCATGCCTATGCCCTGCCCCTGAAGCATCTGCGCCAGACCGCGACCCGAGATCGACGCGTAGGACGCCAGACGTTCGGTAAATTCGGCAAGACGCTCTTCACGGTCGAAGACGAGCACGTACTGGACGCCGTCAGCTTCGATCACTTCGGGCATGATGTCGTCGTCTCCTTCGGGCTCGCCAGCGAGCAGAAGAAACA
Above is a window of Marivivens aquimaris DNA encoding:
- a CDS encoding SseB family protein, translated to MQTELDAAHAAMEANPEDDAARLRFYERLADNELFLLLAGEPEGDDDIMPEVIEADGVQYVLVFDREERLAEFTERLASYASISGRGLAQMLQGQGIGMGVNLGQPSSILIPPSAIEWLVETLAHAPEEADARPTEITAPKGLPETLIAGIDRKLATAGGLAEVAFLTGVKYDNGTNGHILCFVGVKEGAEPALTRAVSEALTFSGIDAGMLDVTFVASDNPFIAQLERVGLRFDLPKPEQNTQVPGANPGMDPNKPPKLK